The sequence GGGCGTTGATGGAGTTGACGTTGGTGTTGATGCGCATCTCCTCTTCCTTTCCTCCGCTTTGGCGCCTCGCCTCCGCCGAACAGGAGGTACGGCGCTGCTCTGGCCTTGGGTGTTGTTGGCTTCCGCGGGAGCGAGCGCGTCCGCGCCGTGGCTCCCTCTAGGCCGCCTCTTCGTGCTCTTCCCTTGAACCTCCGAGAGCGCTCCATTTCAGCAGCAGGGAGCGGCGATCCTGCTCCAGCAGCGCTTCTGCCGGTTCGGTCACATCGGTGTCGACGGCGATTGCCGTTGGAACGTAGAGGACTCGTCGGCCGCTCGCCTTCATGAGGAGGCCGTAGTCTGCGAACGCTGCCCGGCTGGTGTGGTAGCGCTCGTCGAGCCCCTCCGCGGCAACTAGGAGGTCCAGCCGCAGGAGGCATCCGTCTTCCGGCGCGAAGTGGACGAGCAGCGGGAGGTCGATTCGCGGGGGTCGCGGAACGTTCAGGACAGCGCGGCCGTCAGGGCGGATCCACCCGCCGGCGGAGAGCGGCGCGCCGTCGTGGCGGAGCACTCGAGACGCAACAACTGCCGCCTCGGCGTTCGCCTCCGCCGCTGCGACAAGCTCAGCGAGCCAGCCCGGCAGCGGGAAAAGATCCGGCGGAAGGACGGCGAGATACTTTCCGCGGGCGATCGTCGCCGCTTGGTTGACCGCGTGAACGAGCGTGACCGGGGCCTCGTTCTGGATAAAAGTCACTTCGCCCGGCAGGTCGGCAAGCTGGTCGGCGAGCGACCGGTCGCCCGCAAGGTCGACGAAGATCACCTCGAAGGGGATCTCGCCTGCTGCCTGCTGGAGGCCGTGGAACGCGAGGCGCAGCCGCTCTGCGCTTCCTGCAGCTGGGATCACGATCGACACGGTCGCGGCTTCCGATTCTGCAGGATCCGGTTCAACCGGCAGCCATTTGTCTTGCGCAGGGTCGTACACCGCGGTGCGTCGAGCAGGGTCGCCGGTGACCCGGGTGTAGGGAGGAACATCGGCGCGCACGACGGCGCCCGCCTCGACCACGGCGCCCATGCCCACGCGCACTTTCGGACCGATTGTCGCGCCGTTGCCGATGACCGCCCGCTCTTCGATCACAACATAGCCGGGGGCAATCGCCGCTTCGTCCGGTGTCGGGTCGAAATCGCGGATGACCACGTCGTCGCCGACCCGCACCCCGCAGCCGATGACAACGTGGTTGGCGGCGACGATCGTGACATTGCGGCCGACCGTTGTGTCATCGCCGATCGCGACGAGCGAGTCGTGCTCGTTTTGCTCGCCGGTGATGACATCGATCGTGATCCCGTCGCCGATCGCGACCCGGTCGCCGATCAGGATGCGGCCAGGATTGCGGACGAAGCGCGCCTCCCCGACGGTCGAGTCGGTGCCGAGGCGTCCCCACTCCGTCGCCGGGGCGGGCGTTTCCGCCGGCGCCGGCTCAGCCCCGACCCCCATCACCGCTGCGCCGTGCTTGAGCGCCCCGATCACCGCCTCAAGGTCGGGGGGCGCCTCATCGACCGAGATGCCGGCGGCTCGCTGCAGCTCCCACACTTTCGCTGTCGTGAGGAAAGCGTAGGCTGCCATGGCGGCGCTGAACAGGAAGCCGGGCATCCCGTCTTGATGTCCCGCGGCGACGTGATAGCGCGAGACAAATTCCGCCGCAGCTGCCGCGATCATGTTCGACCAGTTGACCGCGCCGCCGAGATCGACGGTTTGGCGCGCTTCGATCGTCGTCAGGCGATTGATCTCCGCAAAGAGGTTCTCAACAGTTGGATAGAGCACGCTCCGGATGGCGATATCGTGCGTCTCGCTGCTCAGCACTGCGCCGACCCCGAAGAGCGTGGGGGAACGGTTCAGCCGCGCGCTCTGGCGAACCGTGGTCGGCCGAAAGAACCGCCACTCGGTCATCTGCGGGTCGATCCCCGTGTGCTGGAAGCGATGACCGAGCACAGTCGTTTGGATCGGCACCTTGAACCCGTTGACGGGCGGGTCCTGGGCGGCGGCTTGGCGGAGGACGCTCGCCAGCGCCTCGGGGCAGCGCTCCCAGGGGTTCAAATGGAAGATCCACTCGCCGGTCGCCTGCGCGAAGGCAAACTCCTTGGCGGGCTCTTCATGGTCGTACGGGTGGTAAGGGATGACCCGGTCGGCATAGCGCGCGGCAAGGTCGGCGGTGCCGTCGCTTGAGGCGAGGTCGACGACAATAACCTCGTCACACCAGCGAACACTTTCGAGACAGGCTTCGATCGTTTTGGCGGCATTGCGCGCCACGATCACTGCTGAGATTCGTGGCGCGGCAGACCGCTCGTCTCCGTTCATCCCTTTCCCTCGTCTCGGGGGCGCTCCGTCGCCCGCCGGCCGCACCTGCGGCGTCCCTGGTGGGGCAAGTCTTTTTCGCTGGCCGGTGCGCGGAACATAGGGGGTTCCCCGAAAGGGAATAGGGCGTTCTCCCCATTCGCTTTCTCTGGCGGGCTGCCTATCGTTCCATGCCGTCGTTCTGCCTCTATCGGAGCGGGAGCGACGAGTCGAAATCATCAGTAGCCTGGGAGTGGGGAGCGACGCGTGGTCACCTCGAAGCAGCGCGCCGACATTGTCATCTTCACCGAGCATGTGGCGCGAGAGTTGGATGTCGCGACGGCGCTCAAGTATCTCATCGAGCGCAGGTTTGGCCTGACGGTCTTTGTCCGATCGATCGTCCACGGCCTCACGGAGACGCTCCATGACATCGCAATGCCGAAGGTCGTCGCGATCCCCTATGCCTATTCGGCTTTCAATGACTCAATCGGGCAGACGCTCGCAGCTTGGCCGCAGTCGATCTACATCAACCTGCACTACGAGCAGTTCTTTGACAAAACGAGCGCCTACGTCTGCGGGCCGATGGATGAGTTCGCGCGTCACCGCGTGATGCATCTCGCGTGGGGCGAGTTCTTCGTCGAATTTCTGCTAGCGCATGGCACCCAGCCCGACGGGATCATTCTGAATGGGAACCCGGCGCTTGCGCTGTACCGAGAGCCGTACTGCCGCTTCTATGAGTCGCGGGAGGAGCTTGCGGAGCGGTTCGGGCTCGATCCCGCGAAGCGCTGGATCTTCATGCCCGAGAGCTTCAGCATGGCGTTCGTCGAAAACCCGGTCATCGAGTCGATGGTCTACGCCGGCGCCAATGACATCGAAGTGCGGGTCTCGCGCAAGCAGGCAGCTGTCGCGCTCCGCGAAGTCGCGCACTGGCTGAAGTTTGCGGCCGAAAAGGCGGACGTCGAGATCATCGTCCGGCCGCATCCGGTAGTGCCGCTTGCCCAATTTACCAACGCCTTTATCGCTGCCGCAGGGCCAGTACCGCCTCAGCTCCATTTCATCAAAGACGGCACGGTGCGGGAGTGGATCCTCGCCTGCGATGCCAATTGCGCCTCCTTCAGCACCACGATGATCGACAGCGCTGTCGCGGGAAAGCCGACCTATCTTCTGCGGCCGCTGCCGTTCTCTGAAGCGACGGTCTATCCCTGGCATCAGCTCGTGCCGAAGGTGCGGACCCTCGCCGAATTCATGCAGGTCGTGCTCGGCCGCGTGGACAACGATGACTGGCGGTGGCTCCAGAAGTGGGCGGTCGACACGATGCTCAGTCAGGGAGACGTCATCCTCAATCTGGCCAATGTCTTGGCAGCGGCGTACTACGACGATCCGCGGATCCCGCGCCGCGTGCGTGAGGGAGGCGACCCGTTCACCGAGCGCGAGATCGATGAGCGCGCGAAAAGCCGGCTGAACCCGCTCTGGGCGACAAGGAAGCACGAGATGGATCGCTATACCGATGCCGATGTCGCGGCGCGCGTTGCGCGGTGGGAACGGGTGCTTGCTGCCTGAGGAGCGGATGACGCCATGATGCGAGTGAAGGACGCAGAGCACGAGCGCTGGCGAGGGCGAGCGGGGGCTGGCTTGATTGCACAGGAGAGATATGCCACCATTTTTGCAGCAGGCGGTTTTTCGATAGTTGCCGCTGGCTGCGCCGGCCTGCCAAGCGCCTGCGCTGCCTCGCGCTGCGCCCCAGTGAGTGTGGCGCAACCGAGCGAGGCCCGGGCGGGCGGCCGTCTCGCGGCTGGCAGCGCCTGCTCCCGCACTGGCGTCAGCCTGCGGTGCAGTTTTCTCCGGCGAGGCGTGGGATGACCACCCTCGCCTTGATTCAAGCGCGGCTCTCGTCGTCGCGTCTGCCCGGCAAAGTGCTCGCCGACATCGGCGGCCGGCCGATGATCCTGCACGTCGTCGAGCGCGTTCGTGCTGCTGCCACCGTCGACCGCGTTGTCGTCGTTACGAGCGACCGTGCCGACGATGACCCGCTCGCTGCTCTCCTTGCCCGTTGCGCTCTTCCCTATTTCCGCGGCTCGCTTGAGGACGTGCTCGACCGCTACTATCGCGCAGCCTGCCACTACGGCGGCGAGACGATCGTCCGCATCACTGGCGATTGTCCGCTCATTGATCCTGCCGTTATCGACACGGTCGTTCGTGCTCACCATGCGAGCGGAGCGGACTACACCACCAACACCCTGCGCTACACCTACCCTGATGGACTGGACGTCGAAGTGTTTTCGTTCGCGGCGCTCGAGCGCGCGCATCGCGAGGCGCGCAAGCCGTCCGAGCGGGAACACGTGACGCCCTATCTCCGCAATCCGGAGCGGTTTCGGGTCAAGAATGTTGAGCACGCGGTCGACCTCTCGCCGCGCCAGCTGCGCTGGTGTGTCGATAGCGCGGACGACCTCACCTTTGTCCGCGCCGTCTACGCGCGCCTCGGCGGCCGCCCCCTCTTCGGCTTGAACGAGGTGCTCGCGTTGCTCGAGCGCGAGCCGCACCTGCTTTCGCTGCAGGCGACCACGGTGTCGAACGAAGGCTACTACCGATCCCTCTACCGCGAGGCTGAGCTGAGCGCGGGCCGTTTCCCGTTACCTAGGCGGCTTGTCCGCGCCGAGGGCCCCTATGTTATCGACGAGCAGGGCGTTGCCTACCTCGACTACAACCAGAGCCTCGGTCCCGCCGCGATCGACTTTGCGCGCGCGGAGGAGCTGAAATGGCTTGGCCGGCGCTTGAACGACGGCCTGCGCGCGCTGGCGTTCGAAGCAGGGTTTGGCGATCGCCTCACTGTCTCCGGTCATCCGCTCGCGGCCGTCCTGCACTTTCGCGCTGAGGACGGTGCGGAAGACCTTCTCTTCGCTGCGCAGTTCTCTCAAGCAGCGGCGCGGCACGGGGTGATCGTCCGCGGGCGGCACTTCCTGACAAAGTGGCACGACTATCAAGCGATTGAAGCGACGCTTGCTGCCTATGCCGGAGTGCTCAAATGGCTTGCGGCGCGGCACCGTGCGAGCGGGCGCGGCCGGCGCCGCGAAGGCGCTGGCGTTCGGAGGGCGCAATGACTGCGTTGGGGGTGCTGCTGGCGCGGCTGCTGGGGAGGCTGAACGCGCCAGTTCTCGTTTCTATTCCAATCCGAACGGTACCGAAGGAGGCCCGACGATGACAACGATGCTGCGTCGCTGCGCTCGCTGCCTGATCCCGGAAACGCACGAAACCATCGTCTTCGACGAAGAAGGCGTCTGCAATGTCTGCCGAGCGCATGAGAAGAAGCGAGAGAAGATCGACTGGGCGGCACGTCGGGCGCAATTCGAGGAGCTGATCGAGCGGGTCCGCGGCAAGTATCTCTACGACTGTATCGTGCCCTTCAGCGGCGGGAAGGACAGCACGTTCACGCTCTACTTTCTCGTGCGGGAATACAACCTCAAGCCGCTTGTCGTTCAATTTGACCACGGCTTCTTGCGCCCGAAGCTCGTCGAGCAGAACATCCGCACCATGAAGACGCTCGGCGTCGATTTCCTCTCCTTCCGGCCGAACTGGAAAGTTGTTCAGAAGCTGATGCTCGAAAGCCTGAAACGCAAGGGCGACTTCTGCTGGCATTGTCACACGGGCATCTTCTCGTTCCCGATGCAGATCGCAGTCCGATTTCAGGTGCCGCTGCTGATTTGGGGAGAGCCGAGCGCCGAATATACAGCCTACTTCGACTACGATGACATCGAAGAGGTGGATGAGAAGCGGTTCAACCGCTTCGTCAACCTTGGGATCACCGCTGACGATATGGTCGGCATGATCGAAGGGGTTGAGCCGCGCGAACTGGAGCCGTTCCGCTACCCGCCGCTGCGTGAGCTGCGCAAGCTCGGCGTCCGCTCGGTCTGTCTCGGCTCATTCTTTCCCTGGGATGTCAAGAAGCAAGCCGAGATCATCCGTCGCGAGCTGGGCTGGGAGGGCAATGTCGTTGAAGGCGTGCCCGAACAGTACTACTACGAAAAGGTCGAGTGCTTCATGCAGGGCGTTCGCGACTACCTCAAATACTTGAAGCGAGGGTACGGACGAACCGCCCACTTGACCAGCCTCGATATCCGCAATGGGCGGCTTGACCGCGCGACCGCCGAGCGGCTGACTGAAGAGTACGACGGGAAGCGCCCGGCCAGCCTCGACTTGTTCCTGGAAGCGATTGAGATGGACGAAGAGACGTTCCACCGCATCGCGCTGACGCACACCGTTGCGCCATGGAAGCCGGACCTCCGGCGTATCCCCAGAGGAGCGCCGCTGCCGGATCACGGCAAGTTCATTCGGCCGGCGACTGTCCGCGACTGATGATCGCCATCGTCGACTACGGAATGGGCAATCTCCATTCCGTCCGCCATGCTTTTGAGCTGGTCGGCGCGGAGGTGCGGGTGACGCGCGACCCGGAAGAGCTGTACGCCGCCGAGCGGATCGTGCTCCCCGGGGTCGGCGCATTCGGCGAGTGCGTTAAGAACTTGGAGGCCAGCGGGCTCCGCGCGGTCCTTGCGGAACTGGTGCTCGAACGGGGCACGCCATTCCTCGGGATCTGCTTGGGGATGCAGGTGCTGGCGACGCTTGGCGAAGAGTTTGGCCGCCACGAAGGATTGGGCTGGGTGCCCGGGGTGGTGCGGCGTTTTGCCGGCGAGGGGCTGCGCATCCCGCATGTTGGCTGGAACGAGATTGCGCCGCAGATCGAGTCGCCCCTCTTTCGCGGCCTTGGGCATGCGCCCTGTTTCTACTTCGTTCACAGTTATCACTTCGTGCCGGACGACCCGAGGGTTGTCGCTGCAACGTGCGACTACGGCGGACCGTTTCCTGCGGCGATCCTCTCGCGCAACATCTTCGCGACCCAGTTCCATCCCGAGAAGAGCCAAGCGGTGGGATTGCGGCTGCTGGAGAACTTTCTCGAGTGGGAACCGGTATGCTGAAGCGGCGCATTATCCCCAAGCTGCTGCTCAAGAATGGGCGTACCGTCAAAGGAACGCGCTTCGTCGACCTGCGCGATACCGGGTCGCCGGTGACGAACGCCAGGATCTACGATGCCCAAGGCGCCGACGAACTGATCTTCCTCGATATCGAAGCGAGCGCGGCAAACCGCGGCCTCCTCTTCGACATCATCGCGAAGACAGCGGAAGAAGTCTTCATGCCCTTCTGTGTCGGCGGCGGCGTGCGGACAGTCGAGGATGTGCGCGCGCTGCTGCTGGCGGGGGCAGACAAGGTGGCGATCAACACCGCCGCGATCGAAACGCCGTCGCTCATCTATGAGGCGGCTCGTCTCTTCGGATCGCAGTGTATTGTGGTCTCGGTCGACTTCCGGCGGGATGGGCACCGGGCCCGGGTGTTCACCCATGGCGGCCGTCATGACACCGGTCTCGAGGTCCTCGATGTCTGCCGCCGTGCGGCTGAGCTCGGAGCAGGCGAGATCTTGCTCACCTCGATCGACCGTGACGGCACGATGAGCGGGTTCGACCTCGAGATCACCCGCCAAGTTGCCGATGCCGTCCCGATCCCGGTCATCGCCTCCGGCGGCGCCGGTTCGTCAGACCATCTGATCGCAGCGTTCCGCGAAGGGCACGCTGCGGCCGTCGCGATCGGCAGCCTCTTTCACTTCAGCGACCACTGTCCGATCAAGGTCAAGGCTCAGCTGCGGCTTGCGGGCATCGAGGTGCGCGCCGCCTAGCGCATCGCAGCGCGAATCGCTTCTCTCCTCTGAAGAAGGAGGGCGCATGGGCGGACAGCGGCGGAGGCGCGGCGGATGACGTGGTCGCAGTTGCTCGCGTGGGCGGACGACGACACCCTCGCCGAATGGATTGAGGGCGAGGTGAGCGTGACCAGCCCCGAAAGCGAGCAGAACGACCCCTGAATATCTTCCTCGCCTCGCTCCTCCTTGCCTTTGTCGCGATGCGCAGTCTCGGACGAGTGTTCGGCTCTCGCTTCTTGGTCCGCCGTCAACGCTCTGCCTGGCGGCCCGATCTCGTGGGGTGAGACGCGAACATCTCGAGCGGAGGCTGCCTACCTTTCTGCTCGGCCCGCCGGATTTGGTGATGGCGATTGTGTTGCCGGAGAGCGGGCAGCGAGACCGGGCGGAGAAGCGGTGGGGAGAGCGGTGGAGCCCCTGCGCGTCCTCAACGTGCAAGAGCAGCACCGCTCTGACACCGTCTCGCCTTTCCCCCGCCGGGACGATTGGCGCTCGGCGCGCGCGGCTGTGCTCTCGCTCGAGAGCGCGTCGGGAACGCGCTGCTTCTGCCGCGCTGCCCTTGCGGGCCGAAAAGAAAGTTGATACCATCAATCGTTGATCGGCGCCACGGTAGTGGCGCCCATTCCCTCTCGGGGGGAACCGATGAATCCTCCGCATCTTGGCGAAGCGACGATCGGCGGGAAACGGCTGGCGGTTATCGTCGCGGGCTTAATGCTGACATTGTTTCTGGCTGCACTCGAGGGCACGATTGTCGCGACGGCGATGCCGCGCATCGTGGCTGACCTGAATGGTTTCGATAAGTACTCCTGGGTCGCGACAGCGTACCTGTTGGCCTCGACGGCGGTCGTCCCAATTGTGAGCAAACTGTCTGACATCTACGGGCGCAAGCGGCAGCTGATGGTGTCGCTCGTCGGCTTTGTTGCGGGGAGCGCGCTGTGCGGCTTTGCCCAAACAATGGAGCAGCTGATCCTTTTCCGCGCGATCCAAGGGCTTGCCGGGGGCGGGCTGTTCTCGCTGGTGTTCGCCGCGAATGCAGACATCTTTCCCCCCGCCGAACGCGGGAAATGGCAGGGCCTGTTCTTCGGAATGATCACGACAGCGATCGTTCTCGGCCCGCCAATCGGCGGCTTTCTCACCGAAACACTCTCTTGGCGCTGGGTGTTTTATGTCAATATCCCGCTCTGCCTTGTGGTGCTGACTATCCTTGCTCTTGGGTTCCCGGGGCGGCCTGCCCCCGCGCCCGGCGGCTGGCGGCGGATCGATATCCGCGGGGCGATGACGCTTACCCTCGGGGTAACCGCGCTGCTGCTCGCCATCGTGACCGGAGGGGAGCGCTTGCGCTGGCTTGACCCGGCGGTGCTCGGGCTGTTTGCGATCTCGGCGCTCGCCTTTGTCGCTTTTTTCTGGACGCAACGCCGTTCCCGCGAGCCGATCGTCCCGCTCGACTTGCTCCGGCACCGCGTGATAGCGGTCGGCGCGGCGGCATCGTTCCTCGTCAGCTTTTTGATGGTGGCGACCAGTCTCTACTCGCCGCTCTATATCCAAGCTATTCTCGGTGACACGCCGACGGCTTCCGGGATCACGCTGCTGCCGCAGATCTTGACCGGGCTTCTCTTCAATGTCATCGGCGGCCAGATTGTCTCGCGGAGGGGGCGCTACCGGCAGGTGATGCTCATCGGAGGCGTTCTGATGCCGCTCGGCCTGCTTTCCCTTGCGCTCACCGCTCCCCAAGCGAACCGCTGGTGGTTCATCGGCTCGCTCATGCTGTTCTCCGCCGGGTTTTCGATGATGACGCCCCAGCTGAATGTCGCGATCCAAAACGCGCTTCCGATGAGCCGCATGGGCGCGGGAACGGGGATGGTGACCCTCATTCGCTCCATCGGGCAAACAATGGGAGCGGCTGTGGTTGGCACGGTTGTTGTGACCGTCTATCTCTCCACGCTGGGGCGGGCGATCCCGCCGGCGGCGGCAGCCTTGCCCGCCGATGTGCTCGGCGCGTTGACCGACCCGCAGCATTTTCTCGTGCGCGGCGCGGCGCCAGCCGCTCCGCCGGCGGACCTCGACCCGGCGCTTGCGCGGCAGGTTGTGGATGCGGTCGGCATCGCCCTGATTTCAGGTCTCGATGCCGCCTTCGTCACGATGTTCCTCGTCGGGCTGCTTGCCTCCCTGATTGTCTTCTTCCTGCCGGATGCGCAGCTGCGGCGCGGGAGGCCGGCAGCGACGACAGCCAACGCTGTCCCGCTCGCGCCGCGCCAAGCAGCGCCGGCGCGCTAGCGAAGGAGGGTCGATGGTGACTGAGCCCCTTGATCCTCCGCCTGCGGTCTTGCCGCTCAGCGCTGTTCTTGGCCGTCTTGCGTTTATCCTGCCCAAGCGCATGAGCGAGTGGGTCGGCTTGAACGCTCATGCCCTCCGGCTGCTCTATCTCGCGCATCAGCGCGAAGGGGTGAGCCAATCCGAGATCGAGCGGCTCTTCGACCTCGATGGAGCGGCGGTCACGCGCCTCGCGAAGCACCTCGAGGCGGAAGGGCTGATCCGCCGCGTTCCCGACCCCGCCGACAACCGCTATACGATGGTCTTCCTCACCGAAGCGGGACGGACGCGCCTTGCTCAGGTGCGCGAGGCGATGCGCGCTCTCGAAACCCGGCTCTACGAGGGGATCGACCCTGACGATCTCGCGCGTTGCCGTGACGTGCTCGAGCGCATCCGCGCGAATCTCGCTGCATTGCCCGCGCGCCCCTAGCAGCGCGCGCTCCGGCGCTGGGGGTGGACGGCGCGCCCGATGGCAGTGCGGCTGGACAGGCTTGTCCGCTGCCGGTTCAGTTTGTCTTCTCGGGAGCAGGCTCCTCCCGGAGCGACCCTCCCCGTTCGGCAAGCGCGATCAGGTGCTCGGGCGGGGCGAAGCGAGCCCCGAGCTTCGTCGCCAGTGTGCCGAGCAAAGCGGAAACTGCGCTCAGCCCGAGCTGCTCGGCCCATGCCAGCGGCCCCTGCGACCAGCCGGCTCCCGCTTGCATCGCGAGATCGATGTCGTCGGCGCGGGCGACCCGTTCGTTAAGGCAGCGGTAGGCTTCAAGGAAACTTGCCGCCATCACTTGCTGAACGACTTGATCCGGGTCTGCCGGCTGTGTCCCGAGGTCGATGGGAAGCCCATCCTGCCGGTAAAAGCCGCCGCCGCTCTTCGCGCCGAGCTGACCTTCCTCAACCAGCTGCCGCACGATTGCTGGGAGCGCAAACCGCTCGCCGTACGCCTCGACGAGGATCGCGCTGATCTCGGCCACGACATCGAGCCCCACGAGGTCGGCGAGCTGAAACGGCCCCATCGGAAAGCCGGCTCTCTCGCGGAGGGCGGCATCGACCGAGGCGATCGTCGCGTCGTTCTCGTGCTGGTAGCGCATGCCTTCGGCGATCCCAGCAAACAGGATGCGATTGACGAGAAAGCCGGGACACTCCTTGACCCGCACCGGCAGCTTCCCGATCTGACGCCCAAAGGCGAGCATGGTCTCGGCGGTCTCGTCGCTGGTGAAGGGAGTGACGATCACCTCGACCAGCTTCATCACGCTCGCCGGATTGAAGAAGTGGAAGCCGAGCACTTTGCTCGGGCGTCCTGTCGCCATCGCCAGCCGGCTGACAGAGAGGGACGACGTATTGGTAGCGAGGATCGCCTCCG comes from Dehalococcoidia bacterium and encodes:
- a CDS encoding glycosyltransferase, yielding MYDPAQDKWLPVEPDPAESEAATVSIVIPAAGSAERLRLAFHGLQQAAGEIPFEVIFVDLAGDRSLADQLADLPGEVTFIQNEAPVTLVHAVNQAATIARGKYLAVLPPDLFPLPGWLAELVAAAEANAEAAVVASRVLRHDGAPLSAGGWIRPDGRAVLNVPRPPRIDLPLLVHFAPEDGCLLRLDLLVAAEGLDERYHTSRAAFADYGLLMKASGRRVLYVPTAIAVDTDVTEPAEALLEQDRRSLLLKWSALGGSREEHEEAA
- a CDS encoding NTP transferase domain-containing protein, translating into MTTLALIQARLSSSRLPGKVLADIGGRPMILHVVERVRAAATVDRVVVVTSDRADDDPLAALLARCALPYFRGSLEDVLDRYYRAACHYGGETIVRITGDCPLIDPAVIDTVVRAHHASGADYTTNTLRYTYPDGLDVEVFSFAALERAHREARKPSEREHVTPYLRNPERFRVKNVEHAVDLSPRQLRWCVDSADDLTFVRAVYARLGGRPLFGLNEVLALLEREPHLLSLQATTVSNEGYYRSLYREAELSAGRFPLPRRLVRAEGPYVIDEQGVAYLDYNQSLGPAAIDFARAEELKWLGRRLNDGLRALAFEAGFGDRLTVSGHPLAAVLHFRAEDGAEDLLFAAQFSQAAARHGVIVRGRHFLTKWHDYQAIEATLAAYAGVLKWLAARHRASGRGRRREGAGVRRAQ
- a CDS encoding N-acetyl sugar amidotransferase, with the protein product MTTMLRRCARCLIPETHETIVFDEEGVCNVCRAHEKKREKIDWAARRAQFEELIERVRGKYLYDCIVPFSGGKDSTFTLYFLVREYNLKPLVVQFDHGFLRPKLVEQNIRTMKTLGVDFLSFRPNWKVVQKLMLESLKRKGDFCWHCHTGIFSFPMQIAVRFQVPLLIWGEPSAEYTAYFDYDDIEEVDEKRFNRFVNLGITADDMVGMIEGVEPRELEPFRYPPLRELRKLGVRSVCLGSFFPWDVKKQAEIIRRELGWEGNVVEGVPEQYYYEKVECFMQGVRDYLKYLKRGYGRTAHLTSLDIRNGRLDRATAERLTEEYDGKRPASLDLFLEAIEMDEETFHRIALTHTVAPWKPDLRRIPRGAPLPDHGKFIRPATVRD
- the hisH gene encoding imidazole glycerol phosphate synthase subunit HisH, coding for MIAIVDYGMGNLHSVRHAFELVGAEVRVTRDPEELYAAERIVLPGVGAFGECVKNLEASGLRAVLAELVLERGTPFLGICLGMQVLATLGEEFGRHEGLGWVPGVVRRFAGEGLRIPHVGWNEIAPQIESPLFRGLGHAPCFYFVHSYHFVPDDPRVVAATCDYGGPFPAAILSRNIFATQFHPEKSQAVGLRLLENFLEWEPVC
- the hisF gene encoding imidazole glycerol phosphate synthase subunit HisF gives rise to the protein MLKRRIIPKLLLKNGRTVKGTRFVDLRDTGSPVTNARIYDAQGADELIFLDIEASAANRGLLFDIIAKTAEEVFMPFCVGGGVRTVEDVRALLLAGADKVAINTAAIETPSLIYEAARLFGSQCIVVSVDFRRDGHRARVFTHGGRHDTGLEVLDVCRRAAELGAGEILLTSIDRDGTMSGFDLEITRQVADAVPIPVIASGGAGSSDHLIAAFREGHAAAVAIGSLFHFSDHCPIKVKAQLRLAGIEVRAA
- a CDS encoding MFS transporter, coding for MNPPHLGEATIGGKRLAVIVAGLMLTLFLAALEGTIVATAMPRIVADLNGFDKYSWVATAYLLASTAVVPIVSKLSDIYGRKRQLMVSLVGFVAGSALCGFAQTMEQLILFRAIQGLAGGGLFSLVFAANADIFPPAERGKWQGLFFGMITTAIVLGPPIGGFLTETLSWRWVFYVNIPLCLVVLTILALGFPGRPAPAPGGWRRIDIRGAMTLTLGVTALLLAIVTGGERLRWLDPAVLGLFAISALAFVAFFWTQRRSREPIVPLDLLRHRVIAVGAAASFLVSFLMVATSLYSPLYIQAILGDTPTASGITLLPQILTGLLFNVIGGQIVSRRGRYRQVMLIGGVLMPLGLLSLALTAPQANRWWFIGSLMLFSAGFSMMTPQLNVAIQNALPMSRMGAGTGMVTLIRSIGQTMGAAVVGTVVVTVYLSTLGRAIPPAAAALPADVLGALTDPQHFLVRGAAPAAPPADLDPALARQVVDAVGIALISGLDAAFVTMFLVGLLASLIVFFLPDAQLRRGRPAATTANAVPLAPRQAAPAR
- a CDS encoding MarR family transcriptional regulator, which gives rise to MVTEPLDPPPAVLPLSAVLGRLAFILPKRMSEWVGLNAHALRLLYLAHQREGVSQSEIERLFDLDGAAVTRLAKHLEAEGLIRRVPDPADNRYTMVFLTEAGRTRLAQVREAMRALETRLYEGIDPDDLARCRDVLERIRANLAALPARP
- a CDS encoding 3-hydroxyacyl-CoA dehydrogenase, producing the protein MPGARAAVIGAGTMGAEIAQVLAEHEVPVVLKDVSQDVLDRALRHIERIFRRRVDRGRLSSEEAQARLALVHPTVRYDDLGDADIVIEAVPERFALKAAVFSELDRVCKPEAILATNTSSLSVSRLAMATGRPSKVLGFHFFNPASVMKLVEVIVTPFTSDETAETMLAFGRQIGKLPVRVKECPGFLVNRILFAGIAEGMRYQHENDATIASVDAALRERAGFPMGPFQLADLVGLDVVAEISAILVEAYGERFALPAIVRQLVEEGQLGAKSGGGFYRQDGLPIDLGTQPADPDQVVQQVMAASFLEAYRCLNERVARADDIDLAMQAGAGWSQGPLAWAEQLGLSAVSALLGTLATKLGARFAPPEHLIALAERGGSLREEPAPEKTN